A stretch of DNA from Yoonia sp. BS5-3:
CCGCCACTGCCGAGACCTGCGATGTGCCCTACGTCTGGATGACCCCGGATGAGATTAAGGAAAAATGGCCGCTGGTCCGCACCGATGATCTGAAAGGTGCGCTTTATCACCACACCGACGGCTACATTAACCCGGCCGATGTCACCCAGGCCATGGCCAAGGGCGCCCGCCAGCGCGGCGTGATGATTGAACGCAAATGGCAGGCGGATGCCTTTCACTGGACGGGCGAGGCCTGGGAAGTCACCTGCACAAAGATGGTTGAGAAGGGCGGCAATCTTGTTCCTTCAGAGGAACAGATCGTTATCACCGCCGAACATGTCGTCACCGCCAGCGGCAATCATGCCCAGACCACGGCTGCCAAGCTGGGCATCAAGATACCCGCCATTCCCGTCGAACATCAGTTCATTGTCATGGATCAGGACCCGGCGCTGGTGCAGTTCCGCGCCGATGGCCAGGCCGAACACCCGGTGATCCGCGATGCGGATGCGCAGTCTTATGTCCGCGAAGAGCGGGGCGGATGGATCCTGGGCGTCTATGAAAAAGGTGCCCCGGCCGTTTTTGAATTTGGCGTGCCGGACAGTTTTCGTGCGGATCTTTTCCCGCTCGATCTGGAGCGGATTGAAGAGCAGTACATGGCCATGATCCACCGCATTCCGTCTTGCGAGGACAGCGGGCTGAAGGATGATTTCAACGGGCCGATTTGTTACACGCCGGATGGTAACCCGTTGGTGGGGCCTGCGCCGGGACTGACCAATATGTGGCTGGCCGAGGGCTTTAGCTTTGGCATCACGGCGGCGGGCGGCACTGGCTATTATCTGGCCCAGATGATGGTCGAAGGGGAGGCCGAGATTGATATGGCGAGCCTTGATCCCAAACGCTATGGCGATTGGATGACGACTGAATACGCGGCGCGCAAGAATGAGGAATGCTACAACCACGTCTACATCCTGCATCACCCGGATGAGGAACGGCCCGCTTGCCGGCCATTGCGCACCTCGCCTGCCTATGACCGGCAAAAAGTCCGCGGCGCACAATTTGGTCAGGTCAATGGCTGGGAGCGTCCGAATTATTTTGCCCCTGAAGGCTTCAGCGATCTGGAAAGCCGGTCATTCCGCCGTGGCGGTTGGTGGCAATACGCGGTGGAAGAGGCGAAAGCCATTCGGGAAGGCGTCGGCCTGATTGATGCCACCGCCTTTGCCAAACACCGGATCAGCGGGCCGGGGGCGACGGGTTTTCTGGATTGGTTTACCTGCAACAAGCTGCCGAAGGTGGGTCGGATCAACCTGACCTATGCGCTGACGGCCCATGGCACGACGCGCACGGAATATACGATCATCCGGGTGGCTGAGGATGATTATTACCTCGTCTCGGCCGGGGCCTGGCATGCCTATGATCAGGATTATCTTTACAAGGCAGTGATGGCGCAAGAGGCCGAATTCGGCCGCATCAACGAAGAGGACGTGACGACCAAATGGGGCGTCTTCGCCATCGCCGGTCCGAAATCTCGTGATGTATTGGCCGAGGTGATCAAGGATGCTGACCCGAAGACGGCCCTTTCGAACAAGCGGTTCCCTTGGCTGTCCATGCGCGAAATCGAACTAGGCATGTGCCCGGTACGGGCTGTGCGTGTAGCCTACACAGGCGAGCTGGGCTGGGAGCTGCACCACCCCATTGAGATGCAGAACTATCTGTTTGATTTGTTGGAAAAGGCGGGCGAAAAGCACGGGATGAAGCTGGTAGGTGCGCGCGCGCAGAACTGGCTACGTCAGGAAAAATCGTACCGCGCTTTTGGCAATGAGCTCGGGCGGGATGCGACGCCGCTTGAAGCGGATTTGCCCCGCTTTGTCGATCAAAGCAAAGCGTTCCACGGCAAGACCGCGATGCTGGACAAGGGCATCCGGTCAACTTGTGTGACCTTGCTGATCGATGGACCTGAGGATGCTGATCCCTGGGGGCGCGAGGTGCTTTATGATCAAAACGGCGCCCGGGTTGGGCGGCTGACATCGGGTGGTTACTCCGTGGCCTTCGGCAAGTCGATCGGTCTGGGTTATGTCAAACCGGACGCGGCGGCGGTTGGCACGAAGCTGCAGGTCAAGATGCTCGACCGGCTTTGGCCTGCGGAGATTGTTGAAGACAGCCCCTATGACCCGCAAAATGCACGGATCAGGATTGACGGATAAGCCGCCTGATCCCGTAAGATGGTCGCGACAGGATTCTACAATGCGAGGTTGATCATGGCGGACAAAATTGAGGTTGAGAATATCAACACACCCGGGCGTGTCACCCGAGTGGATGCTGCGAAATATCAAGCGATGAAAGCTGCGATGCTGGGGACCTTGCCGACAAGCGCGCCGGGGATGACGGCAAAGGAATCTAAAGAAGCTGCAAAGCCGCACCTGCCTGAAGACCTATTTCCGGGCGGCGCCACATCCGGTTGGTGGCAGAAATGCGTGCAGCTTGATCTAGAGGCAAAGGGGTTGGTTGTCCGTGAAGACACCAAACCCCTGCGGTTCCATCAGGTGCAGCAGGATTAGCATCACGCAGCGTTACCGGTCGGCAAAACGAGCGGGCGACAGTTGCGCCATCGTTTCTATGGGCAATGCATATGTGCCCCCACCGATGATGTCGGCCAAGGCTTGGCTTGCGCCCGGTGCCGATTGCATCCCGTATCCTCCTTGCCCTGCACACCAGATAAAGCTGCTATCGTTGACATCTGGACCCAAAACCAAATTGCGATCCGGCGCGAAGGTGCGTAACCCGGCCCACGTGCTGAGCGGCCTTGTGACTGGTTCGGTCACATAGGGCTGATAGCGGGCGAAACCTTCGGCAATCGTCATGTCATCGGCATAGGCATCATGCGGCGTTGTTGGGTCTTCTTCGGCGGGTGACACGATCAGAGCGCCTGCATCCGGTTTGGCGTACCAATCCTCGCCCGGGCCGAAAAGCATAGGCCAGTTGCGCGGATCATGCCCGCCTGGGGCCGCGATCCGCGCCATTGAGCGGCGCAGGGGCGTGAAACCCAAAGGCGGGATACTGGCCATATCTGCAATCTGATCGACCCATGCGCCGGCCGCATTCACGATGTTTTTTGCGTCATAGGTCTCGGCCGCGGTTGTGACCTGCCAGCCATGACTTGCGCGTCTGATCTGCGTCACTTCACGGCCTGTCAGGATTTGCGCCCCGTTTTCTTGGCCCATCTGGCGGAAACTTTGCAGCAGGCGGTCGGTGTCGATATCCCAAGCATCCGCATGATACGCAGCGCGATCGATGTTGTCTGCCCGCAGAATGGGGATCATGTCCTGGGCTTCTGACACTGCGATGTCTGTCAGCTTGAGCGATTTTTTGTCTGCTTCAAATGCCTCTGCTTCGGTTGATGTGCCAACCAGCATAATGCCGCGCGGGCTGAGCAGTTCTTTGTCTTCGTGAAATGCGCGGCTGGCTGCGTTCAATGCGATTGTTGTTGGTGCGCCATAGTTTTCTTCAAACATCGCGGCCGAGCGGCCCGATGCGTGGTATCCCAAAGCGGTCTCGCCCTCTAAAACGACGGTCTTGCCCAGCTTAGATAGCCTGGCCGCGGCGGATATCCCCGCAATCCCGCCGCCAATGACCAGAAAGTCGATCACGTCTCTTCAAGCCGATCAGTGGCGGGTGCGGGCGTCACGCTGAGCTGCGTGATTTCTGCGTAAAGGGCAGGGGGCATATCGAAGGCTTCGGCTGCGAGGGACGGTTGCAATTGCGCGACCGAGCGCGCTGAGATGATCGGTGATGGCCTGGCTTGATGTGCTGCAACCCACGCCACAGCAAGCGTTGCCGGGGCCACGTCAAGCCGCCCGGCGAGATCCAGCAAGGCCTTTGCCGTCTGGTGCATCCATTGTTGATCGTACCGCGCTTTGTATCTTGGATCATCGGTTAGCCGCCCGGCTTCGCCCTTGGCGTATTTTCCGGTCAGCAACCCGCCGCCAAGCGGCGAATATGGCATGATCGCAATCCCTTGATCCCGGGCCATTGGCAAAAGCTCGACCTCGGCTTGCCGTTTGACAAGGCTATACATCGGCTGGATCACGTCGATTTTGGTGCCAAATGATTGCGCGACGCTTTGGGCTTTCATCACTTGCCAGGCTGCGTAGTTTGACACGCCGATATGCCGGATATGCCCTGATGATTGCAGCTTTGCCAATGTCTCGAACGTTTCTTCGAGTGCGGTGTCATCGTCAAACCGGTGCATGTAAAGAAGATCAACGGTATCCTGATCCAACTGTTTGCGGCAGGTGTCGAAATGCGCGGTGATATTTGCCGCCGATGCCCCGCCAACATAGCCGACCTTGGTCGCCAGATAGATGTCATCGCGCTGGTCTTTGATCAGTTGCCCCAGGATCGTTTCAGACGCGCCGCCGGTATAGCCAACGGCTGTGTCAAAGTGATTGATCCCCGCTTCGCGCGCAGCATGATACATCGCAGTGCTTGCGCCTTTATCAGCAGTGCCGCCAAATTGCATTGTTCCAAAGGTCAACCGTGAAAGAGGTTGGCCGTTTCGTGTTGTCAGTTGTTCCATACCAGCACAGTGGCATGGTTGTATGGCAGTGAAAAGACAGAGGCTGCTGGCCCGCGCAATGCGTGCGCGGGCCAGCTTTTATTCTGCGGCAATTTGGCTGTTATCCGTCACAACCAGATCACATGCGTGGCAGGCTGTTCGCCCTGTTTGGCTATACCAGCGGCATGTGCCACGGATCGGGCAGGGCGGCAGATCATCGCGAAGCGGGACTTTATGTGCCTCAAGATGTCCAAGCACCCTGTCGATCACGCCGCATCTGTCACCGGTCCATTGGCTGCAGCCGCTTGTTTCGCATTTGGCCGCAAAGCGCATCCTTTGTTCGGGGGCACCATGCGCCTTGGCCTGCTGAACGAATGCTTCATCGATAGGCATTGCCGTGCGCAGATTATGAACCCGGCCATCGGACCCTTTGACGCCAAGCAGCGTAGCGCCCGGGGCGCAGCGTGCACTGGGGCAGGTGCGATCCGCCCCAGTGTCTGGGTCCGCTGTATCGCCCCCATCGGGGCGGGCCATCAGAAGCTGCCGATGCGTTTGCCCCATTCCCCTTCGATATCTGGGATACCGTCGAGATCCGGGTGCAGGATAATTCCCCACCATTCACGTGGGAATTTCACGGCGAAGGGCTTGTCGTATCCAAGCCGCGCGATATGAGCCAAGGTCACAGATTGCAGTTCATTTTGAAGCTGCGCCTGATCTTCCTTGGACATGGGGACATCCCCGGTATCGATTGCAAAACGTGCCATAAGAGCACTCCCTTTTTTGTTAAATTGAATGCCGCTAAAAATGAGTTGCGACATCGTCATTCTATCATAGGGCGTGCCTTCGCGAGGGTAGGGATTTCCAGACCCTTGTGGATTGACTTCGTGGACGTTGCATGGTGCGTTGCCCCCGAAATCGTTATAGGGAGCATCCGATGGCCTACCATCCAGCTGAAGACCGCTATGAGCGCATGCAGTATCGCCGCTGTGGCGCGTCGGGGTTGAAACTGCCTGCGGTCAGTTTGGGGCTCTGGCACAATTTTGGCCATGATACGCCGCATCAGACAAAGCAGGCGATTTGCCGCAAAGCCTTTGATCTTGGGATCACGCATTTTGATCTGGCCAATAACTATGGCCCGGCCCCGGGGGCCGCAGAACATGCTTTTGGATCGATCCTGTCGGAGGATTTCGAAGGCTACCGGGATGAGTTGATTATCAGCTCAAAGGCGGGATACCGCATGTGGCCCGGCCCCCATGGTGAGATGGGTAGCCGCAAATATCTGGTTGCCTCTTGCGATCAGTCGTTGAAACGGATGGGGCTTGATTACGTCGATATTTTCTATTCGCACAGGTTTGATCCTGAGACCCCGCTTGAGGAAACAATGGGCGCGCTTGACTACATTGTCCGTTCAGGGCGGGCGCTTTATGCCGGGATTTCGTCCTACAACGCCGAGCGGACCCGCCAGGCCGTTGCGATACTTAAGGATTTGGGCACGCCCTGTCTGATCCATCAACCGTCCTACAATATGCTCAACCGTTGGGTGGAACGCGACGGGTTAAAAGACACGTTGACCGAGCTTGGCGTCGGATCGATTGCATTTACGCCCTTGGCACAAGGCATGCTGACGACAAAATATCTGGGCGGTATTCCCGAAGGCAGCCGCGCCAGCCAAGGAAAATCATTGGCCAAAACGATGTTGTCAGAGGCGGCGCTGAGCAACATTCGCAAGCTGAACGAAATCGCCGAAGGGCGGGGGCAAACACTGGCGCAAATGGCGATTGCCTGGGTTTTGCGTGATGGCGGGATTACCACGGCGTTGATCGGGGCTTCGAAACCGTCGCAGGTTGAAGATTGTGCAGGCGCTATTACCAATTTGGATTTCACCACCGAAGAATTAGCGCTGATCGATGAATATGCGGATGAAGAGCAAATTAATCTTTGGGCGGCGTCCTCGGAGACCTGACAAGGCCACCAACGGGATGGGTTGGGACCCACCATATGTTGACATTGCTGTGCCTAAGCCAAGAAACCGTGCGTTCGATCATTGACATGCCCCATTTCGAAATGGCTAGTACAGCGGGACGGAAACGAGCCCTTTTATATGTGCAAACAGGTAGTTGACCCAGGATGAACCGGTTGGCGTTTAAGCCCAAGATGCAGAGAATGCCAAAGTGAGCAGTCACGCCAAGGCACATCGCGGTCAGGTTGTTGGCCTGCTGGGTGGCTCATTTGATCCGCCACATGCGGGGCATGTGCATATCACACGCGAGGCGCTGAAACGTTTTGGACTGGATCGCGTATGGTGGCTGGTATCGCCGGGCAACCCGCTTAAGACCCATGGGCCAGCCGCCTTGCCTGATCGGATGCAAGCGGCCCGCGCCATGATGCGGCACCCGCGTGTCACCATCACGGATATCGAGGCGCAACTGGGCACGCGCTATACGGCGCAGACCCTGTCGGCCTTGCGCGCCCGTTACCGTGGCGTGCGCTTTGTGTGGCTTATGGGGGCGGATAATCTGGCGCAGTTTCATCGCTGGCAGGATTGGCGCCAGATCATGAATACTGTACCGGTGGGTGTCATGGCGCGGCCCGGCGATCGTATCGCGGCGCGCATGTCGAAGACGGCCCGTATCTATGCGCATGCAAGGTTGCCAAGCGGCGCGAGCCACCTTCTTGGCCGGTCGCATGCACCTGTTTGGTCCTTTGTTAACCTGCCCATGACAGATCAATCGTCATCAGCCATACGGGCAAGAGGGGAATGGTCATGAGCCTGTCGCGCCGTGCCTTACTGGCCACTGGTCTGTCGTCTTTCGCCACGGGGCTTGTTGCGGCGCCTTTGCAAAGTTCGATGCGCCCTATCGCCCGTGTGGTGCCCGAGGATGCGGTGGCCCAGCATATCGCCCGTTCGGGATTGTCCGGGCAGGTTGCTTTTGTTGCGGCTGATATCAACACGGGCGAGATTGTCGAAAATATCGCCCCGGATTTGCCGCAGCCACCGGCAAGTGTGACCAAGGCTTTCACCGCGCTTTATGGGCTGGAAACGCTAGGCGTGGATTATCAATTTGAAACCCGTATTATCGCAGCCGGGCGCGTTGAAAATGGCATTTTGGAGGGTGACCTGATCCTGGCGGGCGGAGGGGATCCCAATCTGGTGACCGATGACCTTGCCGCCTTGGCGCAAAGCCTTAAAGAGACGGGTCTGCGCGAGGTAAAGGGCGATTTTCTGGTTTGGGATGGGGCGTTGACCAATCTTGATGAGATCGACGCCGAGCAAGAGGATTATTTGGGTTATAACCCAACGGTCACCGGGCTGAACCTGAATTTCAATCGGGTGCATTTCGAATGGAAACGCGCCGGTGAACGGTTTGAGACGACCATGGATGCGCGCAGCGAAAATTACCGCCCTGCCGTCTCAATTGCACGGATGCAAATTGTCGATCGGGCATCGCCGGTGTTTACTTACCGCGATTTGGGCGAGATTGATGCTTGGACAGTTGCCAGATCGGCCCTTAATAACGCAGGTTCCCGTTGGCTGCCCGTCCGTCACCCCGCGCTCTATTGCGGTGAGGTTTTTGCGACATTTGCGCGAAGCCACGGCATTGTTCTGCAACCCCCAAAGGAAGTCGCTGACCTGCCAGATGGGCCGGTATTGGCGACCCATCGCGGGGTGCCGATGACGAATTTGATGCAAGGTATGTTGCGTTATTCAACCAACCTAACGGCTGAGGCGACGGGGCTGAAATCAACCGCGCATGCGGTGCGGCAAAATCGCGGGCTGCGGACATCGGCGCTTGGTATGGCGCGTTGGGCGGCTGATCGGGCGCCCGGCACCGCCCCTGCATTTGTCGATCATTCGGGTCTTGGGGATGCCTCGCGCGTAACAGCAGGCGATATGGTGCGATTTTTGCTGGCCGATAATGTGCGCCCAACGCTGCATCCGATCATGCGAGTGATCCCATTGGTGGATGCAGATCGGAACGCGATTGCAAATGATCGGGCGCTGATCCGCGCAAAAACCGGAACCTTGAATTTTGTCTCAAGCTTGGCGGGATATATGCGCACATCTTCGGGGCGTGATTTGGCATTTGCCTATTTCGCATCCGATCTTGAAGCGCGTGACGTCGGCAAACAGCATGGCAGCGAAAACCCACCTGGATCGCGGTCTTGGAATACCCGTGCGCGCCGGTTGCAGCAGCAGATCTTGCAGCACTGGGCCCTCCGCGCAAGCTAGAGGTTATAGAGTCATATGCCGTGCGCGCGCGCCGCGCTCGATGGCTGCGGCGTGCAGACGATCAATATTCAGCTCTTCGCGGATTTCCTCAAGCATCCGGTTTTCGGGCCCCGCGATTCGACCATCGGCGGCGGCAACATCGCAAGCCAGCGCATAGGCGGTTTCAAACAGGTTTTCGGGCAGGGCATCACGGATCAGTCCAAACAGGGCTTCTAAGCCGTCAACAGGCTCAAGCAGTTCAAAAACCATCTTGGACATCCGAGGTAGCCGTTCGGCGTCATATCCTGCGAAGACGGGTAGGTTGTTGATCTCATTGCTCATTTTGACCAATTCTGCGGTGCGGATATTCTCATCCGAAGCAGACATTGCAATCATCAATGCGACAAGCGCATCCTGGGCGGTCATTGGGGCGTCTTCGATCATGGTGCAATCCTTTGGTTACCCGCGACATTTATTGACGCTTGCCCCTTGTCGCAATAGGGAGTGCGCTGTGTTGTCGCTATTGGGGCGGTAACCTTTTTCAAACGTGAGAAAAATCATGAGCAATTTGCGTGACGCTGCGATGAATTCCAAGGCTTGGCCCTTTGTTGAGGCGCGCGCATTGCTCAAACGGTACGGGGGCAAGGCCCCTGAAAAAGGCTATGTTCTGTTCGAGACAGGTTATGGCCCTTCAGGGCTGCCCCATATCGGCACCTTTGGTGAGGTGCTGCGCACAACGATGATCCGCCGCGCGTTTGAGGTGATATCTGATATTCCAACCAAGCTGATCTGCTTTTCCGATGATCTG
This window harbors:
- a CDS encoding FAD-dependent oxidoreductase, translated to MKTQVKALVVGGGAVGTSIAYHLAKAGWDDVMLLERDELTSGSTWHAAGLLPLFNMSYATTHIHKYSVDFYKTLEAETGLNAGFAVVGNLRIAQTQERMDEYMLYAATAETCDVPYVWMTPDEIKEKWPLVRTDDLKGALYHHTDGYINPADVTQAMAKGARQRGVMIERKWQADAFHWTGEAWEVTCTKMVEKGGNLVPSEEQIVITAEHVVTASGNHAQTTAAKLGIKIPAIPVEHQFIVMDQDPALVQFRADGQAEHPVIRDADAQSYVREERGGWILGVYEKGAPAVFEFGVPDSFRADLFPLDLERIEEQYMAMIHRIPSCEDSGLKDDFNGPICYTPDGNPLVGPAPGLTNMWLAEGFSFGITAAGGTGYYLAQMMVEGEAEIDMASLDPKRYGDWMTTEYAARKNEECYNHVYILHHPDEERPACRPLRTSPAYDRQKVRGAQFGQVNGWERPNYFAPEGFSDLESRSFRRGGWWQYAVEEAKAIREGVGLIDATAFAKHRISGPGATGFLDWFTCNKLPKVGRINLTYALTAHGTTRTEYTIIRVAEDDYYLVSAGAWHAYDQDYLYKAVMAQEAEFGRINEEDVTTKWGVFAIAGPKSRDVLAEVIKDADPKTALSNKRFPWLSMREIELGMCPVRAVRVAYTGELGWELHHPIEMQNYLFDLLEKAGEKHGMKLVGARAQNWLRQEKSYRAFGNELGRDATPLEADLPRFVDQSKAFHGKTAMLDKGIRSTCVTLLIDGPEDADPWGREVLYDQNGARVGRLTSGGYSVAFGKSIGLGYVKPDAAAVGTKLQVKMLDRLWPAEIVEDSPYDPQNARIRIDG
- a CDS encoding FAD-dependent oxidoreductase: MIDFLVIGGGIAGISAAARLSKLGKTVVLEGETALGYHASGRSAAMFEENYGAPTTIALNAASRAFHEDKELLSPRGIMLVGTSTEAEAFEADKKSLKLTDIAVSEAQDMIPILRADNIDRAAYHADAWDIDTDRLLQSFRQMGQENGAQILTGREVTQIRRASHGWQVTTAAETYDAKNIVNAAGAWVDQIADMASIPPLGFTPLRRSMARIAAPGGHDPRNWPMLFGPGEDWYAKPDAGALIVSPAEEDPTTPHDAYADDMTIAEGFARYQPYVTEPVTRPLSTWAGLRTFAPDRNLVLGPDVNDSSFIWCAGQGGYGMQSAPGASQALADIIGGGTYALPIETMAQLSPARFADR
- a CDS encoding aldo/keto reductase; amino-acid sequence: MEQLTTRNGQPLSRLTFGTMQFGGTADKGASTAMYHAAREAGINHFDTAVGYTGGASETILGQLIKDQRDDIYLATKVGYVGGASAANITAHFDTCRKQLDQDTVDLLYMHRFDDDTALEETFETLAKLQSSGHIRHIGVSNYAAWQVMKAQSVAQSFGTKIDVIQPMYSLVKRQAEVELLPMARDQGIAIMPYSPLGGGLLTGKYAKGEAGRLTDDPRYKARYDQQWMHQTAKALLDLAGRLDVAPATLAVAWVAAHQARPSPIISARSVAQLQPSLAAEAFDMPPALYAEITQLSVTPAPATDRLEET
- the mgrA gene encoding L-glyceraldehyde 3-phosphate reductase — protein: MAYHPAEDRYERMQYRRCGASGLKLPAVSLGLWHNFGHDTPHQTKQAICRKAFDLGITHFDLANNYGPAPGAAEHAFGSILSEDFEGYRDELIISSKAGYRMWPGPHGEMGSRKYLVASCDQSLKRMGLDYVDIFYSHRFDPETPLEETMGALDYIVRSGRALYAGISSYNAERTRQAVAILKDLGTPCLIHQPSYNMLNRWVERDGLKDTLTELGVGSIAFTPLAQGMLTTKYLGGIPEGSRASQGKSLAKTMLSEAALSNIRKLNEIAEGRGQTLAQMAIAWVLRDGGITTALIGASKPSQVEDCAGAITNLDFTTEELALIDEYADEEQINLWAASSET
- a CDS encoding nicotinate-nucleotide adenylyltransferase — translated: MSSHAKAHRGQVVGLLGGSFDPPHAGHVHITREALKRFGLDRVWWLVSPGNPLKTHGPAALPDRMQAARAMMRHPRVTITDIEAQLGTRYTAQTLSALRARYRGVRFVWLMGADNLAQFHRWQDWRQIMNTVPVGVMARPGDRIAARMSKTARIYAHARLPSGASHLLGRSHAPVWSFVNLPMTDQSSSAIRARGEWS
- the dacB gene encoding D-alanyl-D-alanine carboxypeptidase/D-alanyl-D-alanine-endopeptidase; protein product: MSLSRRALLATGLSSFATGLVAAPLQSSMRPIARVVPEDAVAQHIARSGLSGQVAFVAADINTGEIVENIAPDLPQPPASVTKAFTALYGLETLGVDYQFETRIIAAGRVENGILEGDLILAGGGDPNLVTDDLAALAQSLKETGLREVKGDFLVWDGALTNLDEIDAEQEDYLGYNPTVTGLNLNFNRVHFEWKRAGERFETTMDARSENYRPAVSIARMQIVDRASPVFTYRDLGEIDAWTVARSALNNAGSRWLPVRHPALYCGEVFATFARSHGIVLQPPKEVADLPDGPVLATHRGVPMTNLMQGMLRYSTNLTAEATGLKSTAHAVRQNRGLRTSALGMARWAADRAPGTAPAFVDHSGLGDASRVTAGDMVRFLLADNVRPTLHPIMRVIPLVDADRNAIANDRALIRAKTGTLNFVSSLAGYMRTSSGRDLAFAYFASDLEARDVGKQHGSENPPGSRSWNTRARRLQQQILQHWALRAS
- a CDS encoding tellurite resistance TerB family protein, with amino-acid sequence MIEDAPMTAQDALVALMIAMSASDENIRTAELVKMSNEINNLPVFAGYDAERLPRMSKMVFELLEPVDGLEALFGLIRDALPENLFETAYALACDVAAADGRIAGPENRMLEEIREELNIDRLHAAAIERGARARHMTL